The Gammaproteobacteria bacterium genomic interval ATCGCGCCTTTAATGCGGACGGGCGATTAGCTCAGCGGGAGAGCACTGCCTTCACACGGCAGGGGTCGCTGGTTCGATCCCAGCATTGCCCACCACCAAATCAGTATGTTAGCTATCAATCCAGTGTGGTAAATTCTAGCGGGGTTCCGCGGGGGTTCCTTCACGAAGGTCTACTCTAGTCTTCACGATTGCTTAAAGGGAGCCCGAAGAAAAAGCTAAGGTTGCTATTAAGTCCGGGTGCCGCGAGCTTACGATCGGTCAGAGCCGAGCAAAAACACGATTTCTCCCGGCCGTGATCTGCGCTGTATTTGAAGTGGCCCCCTATATTTGGACAGCCTGAGGGGTTTGATAAGCTCTGACGGTTGATCGTCATGCAGGCTCAGGCGGCCTGCCTCCAATGGGGCGATCCCCGGTAGACCTCGTCTGGTGTCTGGTAATCCAGACCCTGGTGGGGTCGTTCATCATTGTACCAGTCGAAGTATTGTTTGAGTCCCTGCCGCAACGCACGGCCATCCGCGAACGCCTGGATGTACAGGCATTCGCATTTGACGCTGCGCCACAGCCGCTCGACAAAGATATTGTCCCGGTAGCAGCCGTTGCCATCCATGCTGATCTGAATGCCGTGTTGTTGGAGACTGCCGGTAAAAGCCTCGCTGGTGAACTGAACACCTTGATCCGTATTAAAGATGTCTGGCACACCGTAGCGGTCGATGGCCTGCGCCAGCGCCTCGACACAGGCATGCCTATTCCAGATTGTTAGATACTCGCCAGGCCAGCACGCGGCGACTGTACCAGTCGATAATGGCCACCAGATACATAACCCCGCGCCATCGGCACATAGGTCAGAGCGGCGGCCCAGACTTGCTTGGGCCGCGTGATATCGACCTTCCGCAATAGATAGGGATAGACCTTGTGCGCCGGCTGCGGCGGGCTGGTATGGGGTGTTGGCGCAATCGAGCGCAGTCCCATCACACGCATCAGTCGCCGCACCCGTTTGCGGTTGAGGGTAAAGGCCCAGCCGCCGCAGATAAGTGGTCATGCTGCGGCTGCCGTAGAACGGGGTGCGCAGGTATTGCGCGTCCATAAGGCGCATCAGCTGCAGGTCGTCATGGGGGCACGGTCGGGCTCGGTAATAGACCGACGAACGGCTGACCGCCACCAGTTCGCACTGGCGAACCACGCTCAATCGCGGATCGGGCTCAATCATGTCGCGGCGTTCCTGGCCGCTCAGTGAGCGAGCTTGCTGGATAAAAAATCGCGTTCCACCGTGAGCTGACCAAGCACCCGGTGCAGTTCGTCAACGGTCTGCGTTGACTCACCTTTGGCGCCGCCGCCGCGCTCGAATATCGTGTCCATGTTGTCCAGCGCGTGGCGCTTCCAGTAATTGATCTGGGTCGGGTGCAGACCATAGCGCGCCGCCAACTCGGCCGTCGTCGCGCTCTCTCGCAACGCCGCCAACGCTACCTTGGCCTTAAAAGCCGGCACTGTATTGCTTGCGCTTCTGACTCATCTCGCTGCCTCTCAATAGCATGCAAGTCAGAGCTTATACCCCTGTCCAGTTTTTGGGGTCCACTTCAGACTGCCGGCGTTGCGCGAGTTGGGTTTCGATATTCCGGTCAAACCTCAAGGCGCGTTTTATATCTACGCCAACAGCGCAGGCTTCGCCAACGACAGCTTCGCCTTCGCCGCGCGCCACTTAAACGATCATGGCGTCGCCATCACCCCCGGCATCGATTTCGGCAATCACAAGGCCGCAGAGCACGTGCGCTTCGCCTACACGACATCGATGGAGAATCTGCAACAAGGCGTCGCGCGTCTGGCGAAAGCGCTTTCTTAGCTCTCGTCGTAATAAAATTACTCGTTTCGCGGTGAAGTCTAAAACTTCACCGCGCGCAGAAGGACCCAGCGCTGGTGTGGAGTCTGCTTGGATTCGTAAGGACAACGGATTAGCGCGGGGTTACGAGGCTCTCAACGACCATCAACACCTGCGCCGCGCTGTGGCGCTGCGGACCGCGGTCGAGCGCGACGCGCTACACCGCGCCAGCAGCGCGACCTTATGTTGCTTAGCGCAGCGGGCAGATCGAGCGACCGCCTTAAGCATCTACGCCGTACTGGTCAATCAGTTTATTAGCGCGTTCAAGCGTTATTAGCGCGTTCAAGCGGCCACCCAAAAAGCTTAGTTAGACTTCGATACCCCCGACGATGGCTGGCATGGCAACCAGGCGGGGCGGTACTTCCACGGCTATTATGATCACTCCTGTTGTCTGCCCTTGTCTGTCTTCTGTCGAAACCAGTTGTTGGTAGTTACCTGCGT includes:
- a CDS encoding transposase; the protein is MESAWIRKDNGLARGYEALNDHQHLRRAVALRTAVERDALHRASSATLCCLAQRADRATALSIYAVLVNQFISAFKRY